A stretch of Gorilla gorilla gorilla isolate KB3781 chromosome 9, NHGRI_mGorGor1-v2.1_pri, whole genome shotgun sequence DNA encodes these proteins:
- the PHLDB1 gene encoding pleckstrin homology-like domain family B member 1 isoform X12 codes for MDAVNRNQTGPGCKTQTVVQKGPLDLIETGKGLKVQTDKPHLVSLGSGRLSTAITLLPLEEGRTVIGSAARDISLQGPGLAPEHCYIENLRGTLTLYPCGNACTIDGLPVRQPTRLTQGCMLCLGQSTFLRFNHPAEAKWMKSMIPTGGRAPGPPYSPVPESESLVNGNHTPQTATRGPSACASHSSLVSSIEKDLQEIMDSLVLEEPGAAGKKPAATSPLSPMANGGRYLLSPPTSPGAMSVGSSYENTSPAFSPLSSPASSGSCASHSPSGQEPGPSVPPLVPARSSSYHLALQPPQSRPSGARSESPRLSRKGGHERPPSPGLRGLLTDSPAATVLAEARRATESPRLGGQLPVVAISLSEYPASGALSQPTSIPGSPKFQPPVPAPRNKIGTLQDRPPSPFREPPGSERVLTTSPSRQLVGRTFSDGLATRTLQPPESPRLGRRGLDSMRELPPLSPSLSRRALSPLPTRTTPDPKLNREVAESPRPRRWAAHGASPEDFSLTLGARGRRTRSPSPTLGESLAPRKGSFSGRLSPAYSLGSLTGASPCQSPCVQRKLSSGDLRVPVTRERKNSITEISDNEDDLLEYHRRQRQERLREQEMERLERQRLETILNLCAEYSRADGGPEAGELPSIGEATAALALAGRRPSRGLAGASGRSSEEPGVATQRLWESMERSDEENLKEECSSTESTQQEHEDAPSTKLQGEVLALEEERAQVLGRVEQLKVRVKELEQQLQESAREAEMERALLQGEREAERALLQKEQKAVDQLQEKLVALETGIQKERDKERAELAAGRRHLEARQALYAELQTQLDNCPESVREQLQEQLRREAEALETETKLFEDLEFQQLERESRVEEERELAGQGLLRSKAELLRSIAKRKERLAVLDSQAGQIRAQAVQESERLARDKNASLQLLQKEKEKLTVLERRYHSLTGGRPFPKTTSTLKEEYVTLAEVFQLCSRLDPYASATSPSVLAQPLPDSEYVMLEQLKVMRGTSPMPPAPVPGLPPWASASRDLVPTTCLPPMLPSSSFASITPSPKMEKLLLPAVDLEQWYQELMAGLGTGPAAASPHSSPPPLPAKASRQLQVYRTKMDGEATSPLPRTRSGPLPSSSGSSSSSSQLSVATLGRSPSPKSALLTQNGTGSLPRNLAATLQDIETKRQLALQQKGQQVIEEQRRRLAELKQKAAAEAQCQWDALHGAAPFPAGPSGFPPLMHHSILHHLPAGRERGEEGEHAYDTLSLESSDSMETSISTGGNSACSPDNMSSASGLDMGKIEEMEKMLKEAHAEKNRLMESREREMELRRQALEEERRRREQVERRLQSESARRQQLVEKEVKMREKQFSQARPLTRYLPIRKEDFDLKTHIESSGHGVDTCLHVVLSSKVCRGYLVKMGGKIKSWKKRWFVFDRLKRTLSYYVDKHETKLKGVIYFQAIEEVYYDHLRSAAKSPNPALTFCVKTHDRLYYMVAPSAEAMRIWMDVIVTGAEGYTQFMN; via the exons GGAGGACGGTGATTGGCTCTGCAGCCAGAGACATCTCACTACAGGGCCCAGGCCTGGCTCCAGAGCACTGCTACATCGAGAACCTGCGGGGCACCCTCACCCTCTACCCCTGTGGCAATGCCTGCACTATTGATGGGCTCCCTGTCCGGCAGCCCACCCGGCTCACTCAGG GCTGCATGTTGTGCCTGGGTCAGTCCACCTTCCTTCGCTTTAACCACCCGGCTGAAGCCAAGTGGATGAAAAGCATGATTCCAACAGGGGGCCGAGCCCCTGGGCCCCCCTACAGCCCTGTTCCTG AATCAGAAAGTCTGGTAAATGGGAACCACACCCCACAGACTGCAACACGGGGACCCTCTGCCTGTGCCAGCCACAGTTCCCTGGTGAGCTCTATTGAGAAGGACCTGCAAGAGATCATGGACTCACTGGTGCTAGAGGAGCCTGGAGCTGCTGGCAAGAAGCCTGCCGCAACCTCTCCACTGTCGCCGATGGCTAACGGTGGGCGCTACCTGCTGTCTCCCCCAACCAGCCCCGGCGCCATGTCTGTGGGCTCCAGCTATGAGAACACCTCTCCAGCCTTCTCTCCACTCTCTTCACCAGCCAGCAGTGGAAGCTGTGCCAGTCACTCACCCAGTGGGCAAGAGCCAGGACCTTCTGTGCCCCCGCTGGTACCTGCCCGTTCCTCCAGCTACCATCTGGCCCTACAGCCCCCACAGTCCCGCCCAAGTGGTGCTCGCTCCGAGAGTCCTCGGCTGAGCAGGAAAGGGGGCCATGAGAGGcctcccagccctggcctccGGGGTCTGCTGACAGACAGCCCTGCAGCTACTGTCTTGGCGGAGGCCCGGAGAGCCACTGAGAGCCCCCGGCTGGGTGGGCAGCTGCCTGTGGTGGCCATCAGCCTGAGTGAATACCCAGCTTCTGGTGCTCTCAGTCAACCCACCAGCATTCCTGGCAGCCCCAAGTTTCAGCCTCCAGTCCCTGCTCCCCGAAACAAGATTGGCACACTCCAGGACCGCCCTCCCAGCCCTTTCCGTGAGCCTCCAGGCAGTGAGCGGGTGCTAACAACCAGCCCCTCACGCCAACTGGTGGGCCGAACATTTTCAGATGGGTTAGCCACCCGTACCCTGCAGCCTCCTGAGAGTCCCCGCCTGGGCCGGCGGGGCCTGGACAGTATGCGAGAACTACCCCCCTTAAGTCCGTCTCTGTCCCGGCGAGCTCTCTCCCCCCTGCCCACCCGGACCACCCCAGATCCCAAGCTAAACAGGGAAGTGGCAGAGAGTCCTCGGCCCCGGCGCTGGGCAGCCCATGGGGCTTCACCAGAGGACTTCTCCCTGACGCTGGGGGCACGGGGCCGTAGGACACGGAGCCCCTCACCCACACTGGGTGAGTCTCTGGCACCCCGCAAGGGCAGCTTCAGTGGCAGGCTGAGCCCAGCCTACAGTCTGGGCTCTCTTACTGGGGCTTCACCCTGCCAGAGTCCCTGTGTCCAGAGGAAGCTCTCCAGCGGGGACTTGCGGGTGCCTGTCACAAGGGAGCGGAAAAATAGCATCACAGAGATCAGTGACAATGAGGACGACCTCCTGGAGTACCACCGGCGACAGCGCCAAGAGCGGCTCCGGGAGCAGGAGATGGAGAGGCTG GAACGCCAGCGCCTGGAGACCATCCTGAACCTGTGTGCCGAATACAGCCGGGCTGATGGGGGACCTGAGGCTGGGGAGCTTCCCAGCATTGGGGAGGCCACCGCAGCATTGGCACTGGCAGGCAGGAGGCCCTCACGAGGCCTTGCAGGGGCCTCTGGGCGGAGCAGCGAGGAGCCTGGAGTTGCCACCCAACGCCTATGGGAGAGTATGGAGCGCTCAGATGAGGAAAATCTCAAGGAGGAGTGCAGCAGCACTGAGAGCACCCAGCAGGAG CACGAAGATGCACCTAGCACCAAGCTCCAGGGAGAGGTGCTAGCCTTGGAAGAAGAGCGGGCTCAGGTGCTGGGGCGCGTGGAGCAGCTCAAGGTCCGTGTGAAGGAGCTAGAGCAGCAGCTGCAGGAGTCAGCCCGAGAG GCCGAAATGGAGCGGGCACTgctgcagggagagagggaggcagagcgGGCACTGCTGCAGAAGGAGCAGAAGGCAGTGGATCAGCTGCAGGAGAAGCTGGTGGCCTTGGAGACAGGCATCCAGAAGGAGAGGGACAAG GAGAGGGCGGAGCTGGCCGCGGGACGGAGGCACCTGGAGGCCCGCCAGGCGCTCTACGCCGAGCTCCAGACGCAGCTCGATAACTGCCCCGAGTCAGTGCGGGAACAGTTACAGGAGCAGCTAAGAAGG GAGGCAGAGGCCTTGGAGACTGAGACAAAGCTCTTTGAGGACTTGGAGTTCCAGCAGTTGGAGCGGGAGAGCCGCGTGGAGGAGGAGCGCGAGCTGGCCGGCCAGGGGCTGCTCCGGAGCAAGGCTGAGCTGCTCCGCAGCATCGCCAAGAGGAAG GAGCGCCTGGCCGTCCTGGACAGTCAGGCTGGGCAGATCCGGGCTCAGGCCGTGCAGGAGTCAGAACGCCTGGCCCGGGACAAGAATGCCTCCTTACAGCTGCTGCAAAAG GAGAAGGAGAAGCTGACTGTGCTGGAAAGGAGATACCACTCACTCACAGGGGGCAGGCCTTTCCCGAAGACCACATCGACCCTCAAAGAG GAATATGTGACCCTGGCAGAAGTTTTCCAGCTGTGTTCCCGCTTGGACCCCTATGCTTCTGCCACTTCCCCCAGTGTGCTCGCCCAGCCCCTGCCTGACAGTGAG TACGTGATGCTTGAGCAGCTAAAGGTGATGCGGGGCACCTCGCCCATGCCCCCAGCACCTGTGCCAGGCCTTCCTCCCtgggcctccgcctcccgggaccTGGTTCCCACCACCTGCCTTCCTCCCATGCTGCCCTCCTCCTCGTTCGCTTCCATCACGCCTTCACCTAAG ATGGAGAAGCTGCTGCTCCCTGCTGTAGACTTAGAGCAGTGGTACCAGGAGCTGATGGCCGGGCTGGGGACTGGCCCCGCTGCAGCCTCCCCTCACTCTTCTCCCCCGCCTCTGCCCGCCAAAGCTTCCCGTCAGCTGCAG GTTTACCGCACCAAGATGGATGGCGAGGCCACCAGCCCCCTTCCCCGGACCCGCAGcggccccctcccctcctcctctggctcttcctcctcctcctcccagctcaGCGTGGCTACCCTGGGGCGTAGCCCCTCCCCAAAG AGCGCTCTACTCACCCAGAATGGCACGGGCAGCCTTCCTCGCAACCTGGCAGCCACACTGCAGGACATCGAGACCAAGCGCCAACTAGCTCTGCAGCAGAAGG GACAACAGGTGATTGAAGAGCAGCGGCGGCGACTGGCTGAGCTGAAGCAGAAAGCGGCAGCTGAGGCACAGTGCCAGTGGGATGCCCTTCACGGGGCAGCACCCTTCCCAGCGGGCCCCTCGGGCTTCCCCCCTCTCATGCACCACTCTATCCTACACCACCTGCCTGCGGGGCGGGAGCGTGGGGAGGAGGGTGAGCACGCCTACGATACGCTGAGTCTGGAGAGCTCTGACAGCATGGAGACCAGCATCTCCACCGGGGGCAACTCCGCCTGCTCCCCTGACAACATGTCCAG cGCGAGTGGTCTGGACATGGGGAAGATCGAGGAGATGGAGAAGATGCTGAAAGAGGCTCACGCAGAGAAGAACCGGCTCATGGAGTCGAGG GAGCGGGAGATGGAGCTGCGGCGGCAGGCCCTGGAGGAGGAGCGGCGGAGGCGTGAGCAGGTAGAACGGAGGCTGCAGAGTGAGAGTGCCCGGAGGCAGCAGCTGGTCGAGAAGGAGGTCAAGATGCGGGAGAAACAATTTTCCCAG GCACGACCCCTGACCCGCTACCTGCCAATCCGGAAGGAGGACTTTGACCTGAAGACACATATTGAGTCATCAGGCCATGGTGTTGATACCTGCCTGCACGTGGTGCTCAGCAGCAAG GTCTGCCGTGGCTACTTGGTCAAGATGGGCGGCAAGATTAAATCATGGAAGAAGCGCTGGTTTGTCTTCGACCGGCTCAAGCGCACCCTTTCCTATTATGTGG ACAAGCATGAGACGAAGCTGAAGGGAGTCATCTATTTCCAGGCCATTGAGGAAGTGTACTACGACCACTTGCGCAGTGCAGCCAAG AGCCCGAACCCAGCCCTCACCTTCTGCGTAAAGACCCATGACCGGCTGTACTACATGGTGGCCCCATCTGCAGAGGCCATGCGTATCTGGATGGATGTCATTGTCACAGGGGCTGAGGGCTACACTCAGTTCATGAACTAA
- the PHLDB1 gene encoding pleckstrin homology-like domain family B member 1 isoform X14: MCAWRAKAAAERTPARPGGPLATAMHRLGRGRGRPPGTQELWSLRTMDAVNRNQTGPGCKTQTVVQKGPLDLIETGKGLKVQTDKPHLVSLGSGRLSTAITLLPLEEGRTVIGSAARDISLQGPGLAPEHCYIENLRGTLTLYPCGNACTIDGLPVRQPTRLTQGCMLCLGQSTFLRFNHPAEAKWMKSMIPTGGRAPGPPYSPVPAESESLVNGNHTPQTATRGPSACASHSSLVSSIEKDLQEIMDSLVLEEPGAAGKKPAATSPLSPMANGGRYLLSPPTSPGAMSVGSSYENTSPAFSPLSSPASSGSCASHSPSGQEPGPSVPPLVPARSSSYHLALQPPQSRPSGARSESPRLSRKGGHERPPSPGLRGLLTDSPAATVLAEARRATESPRLGGQLPVVAISLSEYPASGALSQPTSIPGSPKFQPPVPAPRNKIGTLQDRPPSPFREPPGSERVLTTSPSRQLVGRTFSDGLATRTLQPPESPRLGRRGLDSMRELPPLSPSLSRRALSPLPTRTTPDPKLNREVAESPRPRRWAAHGASPEDFSLTLGARGRRTRSPSPTLGESLAPRKGSFSGRLSPAYSLGSLTGASPCQSPCVQRKLSSGDLRVPVTRERKNSITEISDNEDDLLEYHRRQRQERLREQEMERLERQRLETILNLCAEYSRADGGPEAGELPSIGEATAALALAGRRPSRGLAGASGRSSEEPGVATQRLWESMERSDEENLKEECSSTESTQQEHEDAPSTKLQGEVLALEEERAQVLGRVEQLKVRVKELEQQLQESAREAEMERALLQGEREAERALLQKEQKAVDQLQEKLVALETGIQKERDKEAEALETETKLFEDLEFQQLERESRVEEERELAGQGLLRSKAELLRSIAKRKERLAVLDSQAGQIRAQAVQESERLARDKNASLQLLQKEKEKLTVLERRYHSLTGGRPFPKTTSTLKEYVMLEQLKVMRGTSPMPPAPVPGLPPWASASRDLVPTTCLPPMLPSSSFASITPSPKMEKLLLPAVDLEQWYQELMAGLGTGPAAASPHSSPPPLPAKASRQLQVYRTKMDGEATSPLPRTRSGPLPSSSGSSSSSSQLSVATLGRSPSPKSALLTQNGTGSLPRNLAATLQDIETKRQLALQQKGQQVIEEQRRRLAELKQKAAAEAQCQWDALHGAAPFPAGPSGFPPLMHHSILHHLPAGRERGEEGEHAYDTLSLESSDSMETSISTGGNSACSPDNMSSASGLDMGKIEEMEKMLKEAHAEKNRLMESREREMELRRQALEEERRRREQVERRLQSESARRQQLVEKEVKMREKQFSQARPLTRYLPIRKEDFDLKTHIESSGHGVDTCLHVVLSSKVCRGYLVKMGGKIKSWKKRWFVFDRLKRTLSYYVDKHETKLKGVIYFQAIEEVYYDHLRSAAKSPNPALTFCVKTHDRLYYMVAPSAEAMRIWMDVIVTGAEGYTQFMN; the protein is encoded by the exons GGAGGACGGTGATTGGCTCTGCAGCCAGAGACATCTCACTACAGGGCCCAGGCCTGGCTCCAGAGCACTGCTACATCGAGAACCTGCGGGGCACCCTCACCCTCTACCCCTGTGGCAATGCCTGCACTATTGATGGGCTCCCTGTCCGGCAGCCCACCCGGCTCACTCAGG GCTGCATGTTGTGCCTGGGTCAGTCCACCTTCCTTCGCTTTAACCACCCGGCTGAAGCCAAGTGGATGAAAAGCATGATTCCAACAGGGGGCCGAGCCCCTGGGCCCCCCTACAGCCCTGTTCCTG CAGAATCAGAAAGTCTGGTAAATGGGAACCACACCCCACAGACTGCAACACGGGGACCCTCTGCCTGTGCCAGCCACAGTTCCCTGGTGAGCTCTATTGAGAAGGACCTGCAAGAGATCATGGACTCACTGGTGCTAGAGGAGCCTGGAGCTGCTGGCAAGAAGCCTGCCGCAACCTCTCCACTGTCGCCGATGGCTAACGGTGGGCGCTACCTGCTGTCTCCCCCAACCAGCCCCGGCGCCATGTCTGTGGGCTCCAGCTATGAGAACACCTCTCCAGCCTTCTCTCCACTCTCTTCACCAGCCAGCAGTGGAAGCTGTGCCAGTCACTCACCCAGTGGGCAAGAGCCAGGACCTTCTGTGCCCCCGCTGGTACCTGCCCGTTCCTCCAGCTACCATCTGGCCCTACAGCCCCCACAGTCCCGCCCAAGTGGTGCTCGCTCCGAGAGTCCTCGGCTGAGCAGGAAAGGGGGCCATGAGAGGcctcccagccctggcctccGGGGTCTGCTGACAGACAGCCCTGCAGCTACTGTCTTGGCGGAGGCCCGGAGAGCCACTGAGAGCCCCCGGCTGGGTGGGCAGCTGCCTGTGGTGGCCATCAGCCTGAGTGAATACCCAGCTTCTGGTGCTCTCAGTCAACCCACCAGCATTCCTGGCAGCCCCAAGTTTCAGCCTCCAGTCCCTGCTCCCCGAAACAAGATTGGCACACTCCAGGACCGCCCTCCCAGCCCTTTCCGTGAGCCTCCAGGCAGTGAGCGGGTGCTAACAACCAGCCCCTCACGCCAACTGGTGGGCCGAACATTTTCAGATGGGTTAGCCACCCGTACCCTGCAGCCTCCTGAGAGTCCCCGCCTGGGCCGGCGGGGCCTGGACAGTATGCGAGAACTACCCCCCTTAAGTCCGTCTCTGTCCCGGCGAGCTCTCTCCCCCCTGCCCACCCGGACCACCCCAGATCCCAAGCTAAACAGGGAAGTGGCAGAGAGTCCTCGGCCCCGGCGCTGGGCAGCCCATGGGGCTTCACCAGAGGACTTCTCCCTGACGCTGGGGGCACGGGGCCGTAGGACACGGAGCCCCTCACCCACACTGGGTGAGTCTCTGGCACCCCGCAAGGGCAGCTTCAGTGGCAGGCTGAGCCCAGCCTACAGTCTGGGCTCTCTTACTGGGGCTTCACCCTGCCAGAGTCCCTGTGTCCAGAGGAAGCTCTCCAGCGGGGACTTGCGGGTGCCTGTCACAAGGGAGCGGAAAAATAGCATCACAGAGATCAGTGACAATGAGGACGACCTCCTGGAGTACCACCGGCGACAGCGCCAAGAGCGGCTCCGGGAGCAGGAGATGGAGAGGCTG GAACGCCAGCGCCTGGAGACCATCCTGAACCTGTGTGCCGAATACAGCCGGGCTGATGGGGGACCTGAGGCTGGGGAGCTTCCCAGCATTGGGGAGGCCACCGCAGCATTGGCACTGGCAGGCAGGAGGCCCTCACGAGGCCTTGCAGGGGCCTCTGGGCGGAGCAGCGAGGAGCCTGGAGTTGCCACCCAACGCCTATGGGAGAGTATGGAGCGCTCAGATGAGGAAAATCTCAAGGAGGAGTGCAGCAGCACTGAGAGCACCCAGCAGGAG CACGAAGATGCACCTAGCACCAAGCTCCAGGGAGAGGTGCTAGCCTTGGAAGAAGAGCGGGCTCAGGTGCTGGGGCGCGTGGAGCAGCTCAAGGTCCGTGTGAAGGAGCTAGAGCAGCAGCTGCAGGAGTCAGCCCGAGAG GCCGAAATGGAGCGGGCACTgctgcagggagagagggaggcagagcgGGCACTGCTGCAGAAGGAGCAGAAGGCAGTGGATCAGCTGCAGGAGAAGCTGGTGGCCTTGGAGACAGGCATCCAGAAGGAGAGGGACAAG GAGGCAGAGGCCTTGGAGACTGAGACAAAGCTCTTTGAGGACTTGGAGTTCCAGCAGTTGGAGCGGGAGAGCCGCGTGGAGGAGGAGCGCGAGCTGGCCGGCCAGGGGCTGCTCCGGAGCAAGGCTGAGCTGCTCCGCAGCATCGCCAAGAGGAAG GAGCGCCTGGCCGTCCTGGACAGTCAGGCTGGGCAGATCCGGGCTCAGGCCGTGCAGGAGTCAGAACGCCTGGCCCGGGACAAGAATGCCTCCTTACAGCTGCTGCAAAAG GAGAAGGAGAAGCTGACTGTGCTGGAAAGGAGATACCACTCACTCACAGGGGGCAGGCCTTTCCCGAAGACCACATCGACCCTCAAAGAG TACGTGATGCTTGAGCAGCTAAAGGTGATGCGGGGCACCTCGCCCATGCCCCCAGCACCTGTGCCAGGCCTTCCTCCCtgggcctccgcctcccgggaccTGGTTCCCACCACCTGCCTTCCTCCCATGCTGCCCTCCTCCTCGTTCGCTTCCATCACGCCTTCACCTAAG ATGGAGAAGCTGCTGCTCCCTGCTGTAGACTTAGAGCAGTGGTACCAGGAGCTGATGGCCGGGCTGGGGACTGGCCCCGCTGCAGCCTCCCCTCACTCTTCTCCCCCGCCTCTGCCCGCCAAAGCTTCCCGTCAGCTGCAG GTTTACCGCACCAAGATGGATGGCGAGGCCACCAGCCCCCTTCCCCGGACCCGCAGcggccccctcccctcctcctctggctcttcctcctcctcctcccagctcaGCGTGGCTACCCTGGGGCGTAGCCCCTCCCCAAAG AGCGCTCTACTCACCCAGAATGGCACGGGCAGCCTTCCTCGCAACCTGGCAGCCACACTGCAGGACATCGAGACCAAGCGCCAACTAGCTCTGCAGCAGAAGG GACAACAGGTGATTGAAGAGCAGCGGCGGCGACTGGCTGAGCTGAAGCAGAAAGCGGCAGCTGAGGCACAGTGCCAGTGGGATGCCCTTCACGGGGCAGCACCCTTCCCAGCGGGCCCCTCGGGCTTCCCCCCTCTCATGCACCACTCTATCCTACACCACCTGCCTGCGGGGCGGGAGCGTGGGGAGGAGGGTGAGCACGCCTACGATACGCTGAGTCTGGAGAGCTCTGACAGCATGGAGACCAGCATCTCCACCGGGGGCAACTCCGCCTGCTCCCCTGACAACATGTCCAG cGCGAGTGGTCTGGACATGGGGAAGATCGAGGAGATGGAGAAGATGCTGAAAGAGGCTCACGCAGAGAAGAACCGGCTCATGGAGTCGAGG GAGCGGGAGATGGAGCTGCGGCGGCAGGCCCTGGAGGAGGAGCGGCGGAGGCGTGAGCAGGTAGAACGGAGGCTGCAGAGTGAGAGTGCCCGGAGGCAGCAGCTGGTCGAGAAGGAGGTCAAGATGCGGGAGAAACAATTTTCCCAG GCACGACCCCTGACCCGCTACCTGCCAATCCGGAAGGAGGACTTTGACCTGAAGACACATATTGAGTCATCAGGCCATGGTGTTGATACCTGCCTGCACGTGGTGCTCAGCAGCAAG GTCTGCCGTGGCTACTTGGTCAAGATGGGCGGCAAGATTAAATCATGGAAGAAGCGCTGGTTTGTCTTCGACCGGCTCAAGCGCACCCTTTCCTATTATGTGG ACAAGCATGAGACGAAGCTGAAGGGAGTCATCTATTTCCAGGCCATTGAGGAAGTGTACTACGACCACTTGCGCAGTGCAGCCAAG AGCCCGAACCCAGCCCTCACCTTCTGCGTAAAGACCCATGACCGGCTGTACTACATGGTGGCCCCATCTGCAGAGGCCATGCGTATCTGGATGGATGTCATTGTCACAGGGGCTGAGGGCTACACTCAGTTCATGAACTAA